Proteins encoded within one genomic window of bacterium:
- a CDS encoding SHOCT domain-containing protein, translating into MLNTSFGHGDILIWFVEIFFFVVWFWLLMSVVSDLFRDHEASGVTKAIWVVLVFFFPVFGILAYLIVRGGGMAERAARAQKEVQDRFDAYVRSVAGASSAGPADQIQKAKALLDAGAIDRAEFERLKAKALS; encoded by the coding sequence ATGTTGAACACCTCGTTCGGTCACGGCGACATCCTCATCTGGTTCGTGGAGATCTTCTTCTTCGTCGTCTGGTTCTGGCTGCTGATGTCGGTCGTCTCCGACCTGTTCCGCGACCACGAGGCGTCGGGCGTCACCAAGGCGATCTGGGTCGTGCTGGTCTTCTTCTTCCCGGTCTTCGGCATTCTCGCCTACCTGATCGTCCGCGGCGGCGGCATGGCCGAGCGCGCGGCCCGGGCGCAGAAGGAGGTCCAGGATCGCTTCGACGCCTACGTTCGCTCCGTCGCCGGCGCCTCGTCCGCCGGGCCCGCCGACCAGATCCAGAAGGCCAAGGCGCTGCTCGATGCCGGGGCCATCGATCGCGCCGAGTTCGAGCGCCTGAAGGCGAAAGCGCTCTCCTGA
- a CDS encoding glycosyltransferase family 1 protein, with the protein MADFVWVTWDGAGNLPPQRALARALLARGHRLRALAHDSLREALTGDGAECLPVPGLRRYDAHLAMQPAEELGYVLEHVWYARSFGEALLSAVADRRPDGLLVDLCLTHALVAAHRTGLPTTALGHFPYQILLGPFAPVTASRLDETNAYAAELGVAPFASHQALVEAAALVLVPTYRSFDEVDDPAPHVVHVGPCRAGHEAAAPWQRRAPDRPLVLVGLSTSNQMQQPLLQRLCDALAPLAVEAVVTSGPAIDPQALRPGDNTSVVRFVAHDLILPATDLLITHAGHGTALAGATYGVPMLCFPMGRDQPLIADRVARLGLGAVLPPDAEVAAIRDAIAGMLADPALRERARAYARSVADHPDLAEAVRRVESHLAAPR; encoded by the coding sequence GTGGCTGATTTCGTCTGGGTCACCTGGGACGGGGCGGGGAACCTGCCACCGCAGCGCGCGCTGGCGCGCGCCCTGCTGGCGCGCGGGCATCGGCTGCGCGCCCTGGCGCACGATTCGCTGCGCGAGGCGCTGACAGGCGACGGCGCCGAGTGCCTGCCGGTGCCCGGGCTGCGGCGCTACGACGCGCACCTGGCCATGCAGCCGGCGGAGGAGCTGGGCTACGTGCTCGAGCACGTCTGGTACGCGCGGTCATTCGGCGAGGCGCTGCTGTCGGCGGTCGCCGACCGCCGCCCGGATGGCCTGCTCGTCGACCTCTGCCTGACGCACGCGCTGGTCGCGGCACACCGCACCGGCCTGCCGACGACGGCGCTCGGCCACTTCCCGTACCAGATCCTGCTCGGGCCGTTCGCGCCGGTGACGGCGTCGCGGCTGGACGAAACCAATGCCTACGCGGCGGAGCTGGGCGTGGCGCCGTTCGCTTCGCACCAGGCGCTGGTGGAGGCGGCGGCGCTGGTGCTGGTGCCGACCTATCGCTCGTTCGACGAGGTCGACGATCCGGCGCCGCACGTCGTGCACGTCGGCCCTTGTCGCGCGGGACACGAGGCGGCCGCGCCGTGGCAGCGCCGCGCGCCCGACCGCCCCTTGGTGCTGGTCGGGCTCAGCACCAGCAATCAGATGCAACAGCCCCTGCTGCAGCGCCTGTGCGACGCGCTGGCGCCGCTCGCGGTGGAAGCCGTGGTGACGAGCGGGCCGGCGATCGATCCGCAGGCCCTGCGCCCCGGCGACAACACCAGCGTGGTGCGCTTCGTGGCGCACGACCTCATCCTGCCGGCAACCGACCTGCTGATCACCCACGCCGGCCACGGCACCGCGCTGGCGGGCGCGACCTACGGGGTGCCCATGCTGTGCTTCCCGATGGGCCGCGATCAGCCGTTGATCGCCGACCGCGTCGCCCGCCTCGGCCTCGGCGCCGTCCTCCCCCCCGACGCCGAGGTCGCCGCGATCCGCGACGCCATCGCGGGCATGCTCGCCGATCCGGCGCTGCGCGAGCGCGCCAGGGCCTATGCGCGCTCGGTGGCCGACCACCCCGACCTGGCGGAGGCCGTGCGGCGGGTCGAATCGCACCTGGCGGCGCCGCGCTGA
- a CDS encoding efflux transporter outer membrane subunit, translated as MRRSFAATGVAALVVAIAGCAVGPDFVRPEPAVPAAYRSELAPAEAGSFADDAWFDVFHDATLRELIDEALAANYDLRTASARVEQALHQVGVTRSEIFPQASYQGGVQRGQSFLGPNTDNQTFNTFLGTFNLAWELDVWGRIRRATEASEAVLYATDDVRRGVVLSLVSGVAASYFTLQELDLQLDIARRTTQSFTETVQLFTRRYQGGVDSKLSVERARAARAQAAATIPQIEQRIVQQENAICILLGRAPGPVPREPLMTIEALPPQTPPGLPSELLRRRPDVLAAERLIESSNAQVGVTIANFFPRLGLTALYGGQSSDLENIVKTPGVVWAIAGSLVGPIFQGGRLTEAYRAQVADWEATKAQYVQTVLTALTEVSNALIAQQKLEGVRAEQQLAVDALRESVRLALLRYNGGLSTYFEVLEAQQQLFPAELALAQTDLSRILAVVDLYRALGGGWQNNDLAVDPGFWPTGP; from the coding sequence GTGCGACGCTCGTTCGCGGCGACGGGGGTCGCGGCGCTCGTGGTGGCCATCGCCGGCTGCGCCGTCGGACCCGACTTCGTCCGGCCGGAGCCGGCGGTGCCGGCGGCCTACCGCAGCGAGCTGGCGCCCGCCGAGGCGGGGTCGTTCGCCGACGACGCCTGGTTCGACGTCTTCCACGACGCCACCCTGCGGGAGCTGATCGACGAGGCCCTGGCGGCCAACTACGACCTGCGCACCGCCTCGGCGCGGGTCGAGCAGGCGCTGCACCAGGTCGGCGTCACCCGCTCCGAGATCTTCCCCCAGGCGAGCTACCAGGGCGGCGTCCAGCGCGGCCAGTCGTTCCTCGGTCCGAACACCGACAACCAGACCTTCAACACCTTCCTCGGCACCTTCAACCTCGCCTGGGAGCTCGACGTGTGGGGGCGCATCCGCCGCGCCACCGAGGCGTCCGAGGCGGTGCTGTACGCCACCGACGACGTCCGCCGCGGCGTCGTGCTCAGTCTGGTGAGCGGTGTCGCGGCGTCGTATTTCACCCTCCAGGAGCTCGACCTGCAGCTCGACATCGCCCGTCGCACCACCCAATCCTTCACCGAAACGGTGCAGCTCTTCACCCGCCGCTATCAGGGCGGCGTCGATTCCAAGCTCTCCGTCGAACGCGCGCGCGCCGCCCGCGCCCAGGCGGCGGCCACCATCCCGCAGATCGAGCAGCGGATCGTCCAGCAGGAGAACGCCATCTGCATCCTGCTCGGCCGCGCGCCCGGACCGGTGCCGCGCGAGCCGCTGATGACCATCGAGGCGCTGCCGCCGCAGACCCCGCCGGGCCTGCCGTCCGAGCTGCTGCGGCGCCGGCCCGACGTCCTCGCCGCGGAGCGATTGATCGAATCGAGCAACGCGCAGGTCGGCGTCACCATCGCCAACTTCTTCCCGCGCCTCGGCCTGACGGCGCTCTACGGTGGCCAGAGCTCGGACCTCGAGAACATCGTCAAGACGCCCGGCGTGGTGTGGGCGATCGCCGGCTCGCTCGTCGGCCCGATCTTCCAGGGCGGCCGGCTGACCGAAGCGTACCGCGCCCAGGTCGCCGACTGGGAGGCCACCAAGGCGCAGTACGTGCAGACGGTGCTGACGGCGCTCACCGAGGTGTCGAACGCGCTCATCGCTCAGCAGAAGCTGGAAGGGGTGCGCGCCGAGCAGCAACTGGCGGTCGACGCCCTGCGCGAATCGGTGCGCCTCGCCCTGTTGCGCTACAACGGCGGCCTGTCGACCTACTTCGAGGTTCTGGAAGCGCAGCAGCAGCTCTTCCCCGCAGAGCTGGCGCTGGCGCAGACGGATCTCAGCCGCATCCTCGCCGTCGTCGATCTCTATCGCGCCCTCGGCGGCGGCTGGCAGAACAACGACCTCGCGGTCGACCCCGGCTTCTGGCCCACCGGGCCCTGA
- the rnr gene encoding ribonuclease R, translating to MRDEEPGDDVAACLALLEQRAPRPLSIPEMTALLSLDRYDRKRLRAALEAGVAAQRLRRIGKTRYQWRRESARREAAGRPAGARRGRRDASALEGRYLRVRAGFGFVEIAAPAAAARPRDVLIPAGLEGLALHGDRVRIEIVRRDRRSQRATGRVTAVLERRHDEIIGTLERRQQRWFAVPLDERLPVVELSGAPSPRREDAGLVARVRLTPPPRGAAGVRGVLDRVLGPGDDPEVQFLAIAGEHGLRIAFPPAAAAEAERLPEDPRPQDLRARADLRALPFVTIDGETARDFDDAVCLEERPDGGGTLWVAIADVAHYVPPDSALDREAAARGTSVYFPDRAIPMLPARLSSGLCSLQPDRDRLVLAAEMPLDAHGRRRGLTCRRAVIRSRARLTYTQVAAVLSAAETAEIAAWRAQLAPLLPQLRRMRELMLTLRERRVRAGSLDLDLPEALVDLSEEGRSIGVRVAPRNDAHRLIEELMLEANRAVAGWLRDQGIPFPYRIHEPPAPDDVDELNELLAPFGLRIAYDEVVEPADVQQLLDRLAGHRLGRVLSRQVLRALRQARYSTANAGHFGLAFPVYCHFTSPIRRYPDLLVHRQIGRLLDGRVEEARAAAAALEAASAASSQAEREAMEAERAMLDLRKAEFMLGHLLEPEPATVVSVIGAGLFVELDAYPVEGLVRADAIPGDRWTFIDSERALKGLRTGQRFRLGDRVEVEATNVSLQRRQVDFALLRRLPSPDGAPVTPVGGARRPRTPPAGRRSHPGAAKTRRGRRGRRSMRRRLRAGAGWVISGRP from the coding sequence ATGCGCGACGAAGAGCCCGGCGACGATGTCGCCGCCTGCCTGGCGCTGCTCGAGCAGCGCGCGCCGCGGCCGTTGTCGATCCCCGAGATGACCGCCCTGCTGTCGCTCGACCGCTACGATCGCAAGCGCCTCCGCGCCGCGCTCGAGGCCGGCGTGGCGGCGCAGCGGCTGCGCCGCATCGGCAAGACGCGCTACCAGTGGCGACGCGAGAGCGCGCGCCGCGAGGCCGCCGGACGGCCGGCCGGCGCCCGGCGCGGCCGCCGCGACGCCAGCGCGCTCGAGGGCCGCTACCTGCGGGTGCGCGCCGGCTTCGGCTTCGTGGAGATCGCCGCGCCGGCCGCGGCGGCGCGGCCGCGCGACGTCCTCATCCCCGCCGGCCTCGAGGGCCTGGCGCTGCACGGCGACCGGGTGCGGATCGAGATCGTGCGCCGCGACCGGCGCAGCCAACGCGCCACCGGGCGCGTCACCGCCGTGCTCGAACGCCGGCACGACGAGATCATCGGCACCTTGGAGCGCCGGCAGCAGCGCTGGTTCGCCGTCCCGCTCGACGAGCGCCTGCCCGTCGTCGAGCTCAGCGGGGCGCCGTCGCCGCGGCGCGAGGACGCCGGCCTGGTGGCGCGCGTCCGCCTGACGCCGCCGCCGCGCGGCGCGGCCGGCGTGCGCGGCGTGCTCGATCGCGTCCTCGGCCCCGGCGACGATCCCGAGGTGCAGTTCCTCGCCATCGCCGGCGAGCACGGCCTGCGCATCGCCTTTCCGCCGGCGGCGGCCGCCGAGGCCGAGCGCCTGCCCGAGGATCCGCGGCCGCAGGACCTGCGCGCGCGCGCCGACCTGCGCGCCCTGCCCTTCGTCACCATCGATGGCGAGACGGCGCGCGACTTCGACGATGCCGTCTGTCTGGAGGAGCGGCCCGACGGCGGCGGCACGCTGTGGGTGGCGATCGCCGACGTCGCCCACTACGTGCCGCCGGACTCGGCGCTCGATCGCGAGGCGGCGGCGCGCGGCACCAGCGTGTACTTCCCCGACCGCGCGATTCCGATGCTGCCGGCGCGCCTGTCGAGCGGGCTGTGCTCGCTGCAGCCCGACCGTGACCGCCTGGTGCTGGCGGCGGAGATGCCCCTCGACGCCCATGGCCGGCGCCGCGGCCTGACCTGCCGGCGCGCCGTCATCCGCAGCCGCGCCCGCCTGACCTACACCCAGGTCGCGGCCGTCCTCTCGGCGGCGGAGACCGCCGAGATCGCCGCCTGGCGAGCGCAGCTCGCGCCCCTGCTGCCGCAGTTGCGCCGTATGCGCGAGCTGATGCTGACGCTGCGCGAGCGCCGGGTGCGCGCCGGCTCGCTCGACCTCGACCTGCCGGAGGCGCTGGTCGATCTCTCGGAGGAAGGCCGCAGCATCGGCGTGCGGGTGGCGCCGCGCAACGACGCCCATCGCCTGATCGAGGAGCTGATGCTCGAGGCCAACCGCGCCGTCGCCGGCTGGCTGCGCGACCAGGGCATCCCCTTCCCCTACCGCATCCACGAGCCGCCGGCGCCGGACGACGTCGACGAGCTCAACGAGCTGCTCGCGCCGTTCGGCCTGCGCATCGCGTACGACGAGGTGGTGGAACCGGCCGACGTGCAGCAGCTCCTCGATCGCCTCGCCGGCCACCGCCTCGGCCGCGTCCTCTCGCGCCAGGTGCTGCGCGCCCTGCGGCAGGCGCGCTACAGCACGGCGAACGCCGGACACTTCGGGCTCGCCTTTCCGGTCTACTGTCACTTCACCTCGCCGATCCGGCGCTATCCCGACCTGCTGGTCCATCGCCAGATCGGCCGCCTGCTCGACGGCCGCGTCGAGGAGGCGCGCGCCGCGGCGGCGGCGCTGGAAGCGGCGAGCGCCGCCAGCTCGCAGGCGGAGCGCGAGGCGATGGAAGCCGAACGCGCCATGCTCGACCTGCGCAAAGCGGAGTTCATGCTCGGCCACCTGCTCGAGCCCGAGCCGGCGACCGTCGTGTCGGTGATCGGCGCCGGTCTTTTCGTCGAGCTCGACGCGTATCCGGTCGAAGGCCTGGTGCGCGCCGACGCGATTCCCGGCGACCGCTGGACGTTCATCGACAGCGAGCGGGCGCTCAAGGGCCTGCGCACCGGCCAGCGCTTCCGCCTCGGCGATCGCGTCGAGGTCGAGGCGACCAACGTCTCGCTGCAGCGGCGGCAGGTCGACTTCGCGCTCCTCCGCCGCCTGCCGTCGCCGGACGGGGCGCCGGTCACGCCGGTCGGCGGGGCCAGGCGGCCCCGGACACCGCCGGCGGGCAGGCGATCGCACCCCGGCGCTGCGAAGACGCGGCGCGGACGCCGCGGCCGTCGATCGATGCGGCGCCGCTTGCGCGCCGGCGCCGGCTGGGTCATCAGCGGGAGGCCGTGA
- a CDS encoding META domain-containing protein, with product MAKRARPIAVVTALCLLAAFVLPAVPQPTGYHDFADHRAWFGVANFLDVASNVGFLLVALLGFGAVFAAPAAFAERRERVPYLVFFTGMLLTAIGSAYYHLAPDNERLFWDRLPMTIAFMSLLAAQVADRLSVRAGLLLLVPMLLLGAESVVYWRATERAGAGNVVPYAIAQGYTVVMLLMITWLHPSRYTRGNDLYWVFGAYVVAKVFETLDGQVLALGHVIGGHALKHLAAAAGGLVICRMLMLRTLQPPRAVGSSTPAGAVRRRRNPMRTHHALLALVLAAARPAAAADAPLICFGSEPSWSVALVTPDTAQLTLPEAPAVAFRGASSRIDALRERVWRGAPASGGGDLVLFLRDAACSDGMSDVAHPVVARVSLPDGRFLAGCCRLAAANAAAAAESPAATPGPPAPIEGPLWRLTSLRGLDAKQLAAVRQGVTVRFDGGRLQGFSGCNQLVGSYTVAGDRVTIPAMAGTMMACPPPVMRVEDAVKAALAGTLRFAVAADGLTLTPPAEDEPTLTFVAAPAPRLDGVAWEVTGFNNGRHAVVSPLLGTTLTLTFQDGTVSGTSGCNTFRASYTRDERRLSIGPAAVTRTHCDGRGVMQQEREFLAALESTTTWAIDRDLLDLHRADGERVLSARRKDK from the coding sequence ATGGCGAAGCGCGCCCGTCCCATCGCCGTCGTCACGGCGCTGTGCCTGCTCGCCGCCTTCGTGCTGCCGGCGGTGCCGCAGCCGACCGGCTACCACGACTTCGCCGACCACCGGGCGTGGTTCGGGGTCGCCAACTTTCTCGACGTCGCCTCGAACGTCGGTTTCCTGCTCGTCGCGCTGCTCGGCTTCGGCGCCGTCTTCGCGGCTCCCGCCGCTTTCGCCGAGAGGCGCGAGCGGGTGCCCTATCTGGTGTTCTTCACCGGCATGCTGCTGACCGCCATCGGCTCCGCCTACTATCACCTGGCGCCCGACAACGAGCGGCTGTTCTGGGATCGGCTGCCGATGACCATCGCGTTCATGTCGCTGCTGGCGGCCCAGGTGGCCGATCGCCTCAGCGTCCGCGCCGGTCTCCTGCTCCTGGTGCCGATGCTGCTCCTCGGCGCCGAATCGGTGGTGTACTGGCGGGCGACGGAGCGGGCCGGCGCCGGCAACGTCGTGCCCTACGCCATCGCCCAGGGCTACACCGTGGTGATGCTGTTGATGATCACCTGGCTGCACCCGTCGCGCTACACCCGCGGCAACGATCTCTACTGGGTGTTCGGCGCCTACGTGGTCGCCAAGGTGTTCGAGACGCTGGACGGCCAGGTGCTGGCGCTCGGGCACGTGATCGGCGGCCATGCCCTCAAGCACCTCGCCGCCGCGGCCGGTGGCCTGGTGATCTGTCGCATGTTGATGTTGCGGACCCTGCAGCCCCCGCGCGCCGTCGGCTCGTCCACGCCGGCCGGCGCGGTCCGCCGGCGGAGGAACCCGATGCGAACCCACCACGCGCTGCTCGCCCTCGTCCTCGCCGCCGCGCGGCCCGCCGCCGCGGCGGACGCGCCGTTGATCTGCTTCGGCAGCGAGCCGTCCTGGAGCGTCGCGCTGGTGACGCCCGACACGGCGCAACTGACGCTGCCGGAGGCGCCGGCGGTGGCCTTTCGCGGCGCCAGCAGCCGCATCGACGCGCTGCGCGAACGGGTGTGGCGTGGCGCGCCGGCGAGCGGCGGCGGCGATCTCGTGCTCTTCCTGCGCGACGCCGCGTGCAGCGACGGGATGTCGGACGTCGCGCACCCGGTGGTGGCGCGGGTCTCGCTGCCGGACGGGCGCTTCCTCGCCGGCTGCTGCCGCCTCGCCGCGGCGAACGCCGCCGCCGCGGCGGAGTCGCCGGCCGCGACGCCCGGGCCGCCGGCGCCGATCGAGGGACCGCTGTGGCGGCTGACCAGCCTGCGCGGCCTGGACGCGAAACAACTCGCCGCCGTGCGCCAGGGCGTGACCGTTCGCTTCGACGGCGGCCGCCTGCAGGGCTTCAGCGGCTGCAATCAACTGGTCGGCTCGTACACCGTCGCGGGCGATCGGGTGACGATCCCCGCCATGGCCGGCACGATGATGGCGTGTCCGCCGCCGGTGATGCGGGTCGAGGACGCCGTCAAGGCGGCCCTCGCCGGCACGCTCCGCTTCGCCGTCGCCGCGGACGGCCTGACCCTCACGCCGCCCGCGGAGGACGAGCCGACGCTGACCTTCGTCGCCGCGCCGGCGCCGCGCCTCGACGGCGTCGCCTGGGAGGTGACCGGCTTCAACAACGGCCGCCATGCGGTGGTCAGTCCGCTGCTCGGGACCACCCTGACCCTGACCTTCCAGGACGGGACGGTCAGCGGCACCAGCGGCTGCAACACCTTCCGCGCCAGCTACACGCGCGACGAGCGCCGCCTCAGCATCGGCCCGGCGGCGGTCACCCGCACGCACTGCGACGGCAGGGGCGTCATGCAGCAGGAGCGCGAGTTTCTCGCCGCGCTGGAGTCGACGACGACCTGGGCCATCGACCGCGATCTGCTGGACCTCCACCGCGCCGACGGCGAACGCGTGCTGTCGGCGCGCCGCAAGGACAAATAG
- the tauD gene encoding taurine dioxygenase has translation MGQRIGFTRLAGALGAEVTGIDLRQPIDDATFADLEAGLLEHQVLFFRDQRIEHAHHRALARRFGAPVTHPAYPSVEGFPEITVLESTAENPTKIDTWHTDMTFLEQPPLGSILRGRIIPEHGGDTMFASLFAAWDGLSDRMRRYLDGLTALHSFAHGFRHSLAEPGGWDRLGETVRANPPVRHPVVRTHPRSGRKALFVNRLFTTHIEGLREAESDAVLRFLFDHLETPELSCRFAWRPDSLAFWDNRATLHRPVNDFFPAHRRMERITIAGDRPR, from the coding sequence ATGGGACAGCGGATCGGATTCACGCGCCTGGCCGGGGCGCTCGGGGCGGAGGTCACCGGCATCGACCTGCGCCAGCCGATCGACGATGCCACGTTCGCGGATCTCGAGGCCGGACTGCTCGAGCACCAGGTGCTCTTCTTCCGCGACCAGCGCATCGAGCACGCCCATCACCGGGCGCTGGCGCGCCGCTTCGGCGCGCCGGTGACCCATCCCGCGTATCCGTCGGTCGAGGGCTTCCCCGAGATCACCGTGCTCGAGAGCACGGCCGAGAACCCGACCAAGATCGACACCTGGCACACCGACATGACCTTCCTCGAGCAGCCGCCGCTGGGATCGATTCTGCGCGGCCGCATCATTCCCGAGCACGGCGGCGACACCATGTTCGCCAGCCTGTTCGCCGCCTGGGACGGGCTCTCGGACCGCATGCGGCGCTACCTCGACGGCCTCACCGCGCTGCATTCCTTCGCCCACGGCTTCCGCCACAGCCTCGCCGAGCCCGGCGGCTGGGATCGCCTCGGCGAGACGGTGCGCGCCAATCCGCCGGTGCGCCACCCGGTGGTGCGCACCCATCCGCGCAGCGGCCGCAAGGCGCTGTTCGTCAACCGCCTCTTCACCACCCACATCGAGGGCCTGCGCGAGGCCGAGAGCGACGCCGTGCTGCGCTTCCTCTTCGATCACCTGGAGACCCCGGAGCTGAGCTGCCGCTTCGCGTGGCGGCCCGACTCCCTGGCCTTCTGGGACAACCGCGCCACCCTGCACCGGCCAGTCAACGACTTCTTCCCGGCGCACCGCCGCATGGAGCGCATCACCATCGCCGGCGACCGGCCGCGATGA
- a CDS encoding ABC-F family ATP-binding cassette domain-containing protein: MALLLGCQAITKAYGAAPLFSALSFGIHDGDRIGLVGPNGCGKSTLLRVLAGREPPDAGSVSLRRLTRLAYVPQHPGDGGAHTVASLLDAALADSDLDGTARAARRRATLSRCGFGEPDAPVATLSGGWRKRLAIAEALVCEPDLVLMDEPTNHLDLDGILWLEQMLGSEPAACLVISHDRWFLEHVARRMFDLDPVHPGGFFETRGRYSEFLERKDAALREQAQWQETLGNRVRRELDWLRHGAKARTTKAQARIDEAARLAGELAAVQRRSARRVAGIDFAASERRTRRLLVAERVGKSFGARRVLEDVSLVLGPGTRLGLLGPNGSGKSTLIQLLVGGLHPDAGHIERAEGLRVALLDQHRGALDPTQTLRRALAPQGDQVVFGGRSIHVAGWARRFLFRAEQLAMPVGRLSGGEQARVHLALLMLQPADLLILDEPTNDLDIPTLEVLEESLLEFPGAVVLVTHDRFLFERVTTSVLALDGSGRATAFADYRQWEAARRPPTPAVAKPRPAAAPKPAAPKRLSWGEQREWEGMEAAILAAEESLAARHAAAHDPTIATRADELAARWQAVHEAQQEVDRLYARWAELDAKRG, from the coding sequence ATGGCGCTGCTCCTCGGCTGTCAGGCGATCACCAAGGCCTATGGTGCGGCGCCGCTCTTCTCGGCCCTGTCGTTCGGCATCCACGACGGCGACCGCATCGGCCTGGTCGGGCCGAACGGCTGCGGCAAGTCGACCCTGCTGCGGGTGCTCGCCGGCCGCGAGCCGCCCGACGCCGGCAGCGTGTCGCTGCGCCGCCTGACGCGCCTCGCCTACGTCCCGCAGCACCCCGGCGACGGCGGCGCCCACACCGTCGCCAGCCTGCTCGACGCCGCGCTCGCGGACAGCGACCTCGACGGGACGGCGCGCGCCGCGCGGCGACGGGCGACGCTCAGCCGCTGCGGCTTCGGCGAGCCGGACGCGCCGGTGGCGACCCTCTCCGGCGGCTGGCGCAAGCGGCTGGCCATCGCCGAGGCGCTGGTGTGCGAGCCCGACCTGGTGCTGATGGACGAGCCGACCAACCACCTGGACCTCGACGGCATCCTCTGGCTCGAGCAGATGCTCGGCAGCGAGCCGGCGGCGTGTCTCGTCATCAGCCACGACCGCTGGTTCCTCGAGCACGTGGCCCGTCGCATGTTCGATCTCGATCCCGTCCACCCCGGCGGCTTCTTCGAGACGCGCGGCCGCTACAGCGAGTTTCTCGAACGCAAGGACGCGGCGCTGCGCGAGCAGGCGCAGTGGCAGGAGACGCTCGGCAACCGCGTGCGCCGCGAGCTCGACTGGCTGCGCCACGGCGCCAAGGCGCGCACCACCAAGGCCCAGGCGCGCATCGACGAGGCGGCGCGCCTCGCCGGCGAGCTCGCCGCGGTGCAGCGCCGCAGCGCGCGCCGCGTCGCCGGCATCGACTTCGCGGCCAGCGAGCGGCGCACCCGGCGCCTGCTGGTCGCCGAGCGCGTCGGCAAGTCGTTCGGCGCCCGGCGCGTGCTGGAGGACGTCAGCCTCGTCCTCGGACCCGGCACGCGCCTCGGTCTGCTCGGCCCCAACGGCAGCGGCAAGTCGACGCTGATCCAACTCCTGGTCGGCGGGCTGCACCCCGACGCCGGCCATATCGAGCGCGCCGAGGGGCTGCGGGTGGCGCTGCTCGACCAGCACCGCGGCGCCCTCGATCCGACCCAGACGCTGCGCCGGGCGCTGGCGCCGCAGGGCGATCAGGTGGTGTTCGGCGGCCGCTCCATCCACGTCGCCGGCTGGGCGCGGCGCTTTCTGTTCCGCGCCGAGCAACTGGCGATGCCGGTCGGCCGCCTGTCGGGCGGCGAGCAGGCGCGCGTCCACCTGGCGCTGCTGATGCTGCAGCCCGCCGACCTGCTGATCCTCGACGAGCCGACCAACGACCTCGACATCCCGACGCTCGAGGTCCTGGAAGAGAGCCTGCTCGAGTTCCCGGGCGCGGTCGTCCTGGTCACCCACGATCGCTTTCTCTTCGAGCGCGTCACCACCAGCGTGCTGGCGCTCGACGGCAGCGGCCGCGCCACCGCCTTCGCCGACTACCGGCAGTGGGAAGCGGCGCGCCGCCCGCCGACGCCAGCGGTGGCGAAGCCGCGGCCCGCGGCGGCGCCGAAGCCGGCGGCGCCGAAGCGCCTGAGCTGGGGCGAGCAGCGCGAGTGGGAAGGCATGGAGGCGGCGATCCTCGCCGCCGAGGAGTCGCTGGCGGCCCGCCACGCCGCGGCCCACGACCCGACGATCGCCACGCGCGCCGACGAGCTGGCGGCGCGCTGGCAGGCGGTGCACGAGGCGCAGCAGGAGGTGGACCGCCTCTACGCGCGCTGGGCCGAGCTCGACGCCAAGCGCGGTTGA